In a single window of the Salmo trutta chromosome 21, fSalTru1.1, whole genome shotgun sequence genome:
- the LOC115157028 gene encoding trimethylguanosine synthase-like isoform X2, which yields MIMGRYTNCAQELLYKAEDEHGEELSEDEETEEEDGPIDEEAQLKASMGLPVEFITSSAQKRATQDGYSQKNNNGSSERRASNSEGDDGDQTPHRRIAKVKRSHELDVEENPQMSVEEAWDKLGLKRSHDPMFESVLKFKPQSPPGWEGWEEEEATWRFRDSSRKFRKIMTQLSQTQQLTRQTEGALLVHLQREKKKDWRKRSRKMGGGNTPLELDSTEQPSHQNLFTRIEDDEIKFRREVYSLDIPDYLVPGAPEHNNTGATGKKNKNKNTKKRGKCGVMPAEIAELAKYWARAG from the exons ATGATCATGGGACGATACACTAATTGTGCTCAAGAGCTTTTGTACA AGGCAGAGGATGAGCATGGAGAAGAGCTGTCAGAAGATGAAGAGACTGAAGAGGAGGATGGACCGATCGATGAAGAAGCCCAACTTAAGGCAAGCATGGGACTGCCTGTGGAGTTCATAACTTCATCTGCACAGAAAAGAGCT ACACAGGATGGGTATTCCCAGAAAAATAACAATGGATCGAGTGAGAGAAGAGCATCTAATAGTGAAGGTGACGATGGTGATCAAACGCCACATAGAAGAATTGCAAAAGTAAAGCGGAG TCATGAACTGGATGTGGAGGAGAACCCTCAGATGTCTGTAGAGGAAGCCTGGGATAAACTGGGATTAAAGCGCAGCCACGACCCCAT GTTTGAGAGTGTGCTGAAGTTTAAGCCCCAGTCACCACCAGGGTGGGAAGGTTGGGAGGAAGAGGAAGCTACATGGAG GTTCAGAGATTCCTCCAGAAAGTTCAGAAAGATAATGACACAGCTGTCCCAGACACAGCAGTTGACCAGGCAAACAGAGGGAGCCCTGCTTGTCCATTTGCAGAGGGAAAAGAAGAAagactggaggaagaggagcaggaagATGGGAGGGGGGAATACCCCTCTGGAGTTGGATAGTACTGAGCAACCCTCTCATCAGAACCTCTTCACCAGAATTGAGGATGATGAGATTAAATTCAGAAGAGAGGTGTACTCACTGGACATACCAGACTACTTAGTTCCCGGAGCACCTGAACACAATAACACAG GGGCCACTGGGAAGAAAAACAAGAACAAGAATACCAAGAAAAGAGGGAAATGTGGAGTGATGCCAGCTGAGATTGCAGAGCTGGCTAAGTACTGGGCCCGAGCTGGCTAA
- the LOC115157027 gene encoding transmembrane protein 68, with the protein MSNGNESCMFGDGDDFLACLFHTFEEWSGLGPLEDYLSYLEYLAWVFTPLVVVFIMPFLIVIFLYLSILFLHVYKHKNQLREAYANNLWDGARKTLATLWDGHGFIWHGYEIHGMEKIPDEGAALIVYYHGAIPIDYYYFLAKVIIQKGRIVHSVADYFLFKVPGFKLLLEVFSVIHGPQEECVKALKSGHLLGISPGGVREALLSDETYPLLWGKRKGFAQVAIDSKVPIIPMFTQNVREGFRSLGGLSFFRWSYEKFRVPMAPVYGGFPVKFRTYLGNPIPYEHNISAAELAEKTQQAVQALIDRHQIIPGNVLRALLERFHSRHKDK; encoded by the exons ATGTCAAATGGGAACGAGTCCTGCATGTTTGGTGATGGAGATGATTTTCTAGCCTGCCTCTTTCACACATTTGAGGAATGGTCAGGATTAGGACCCCTGGAAGACTATCTGAGCTATCTGGAGTACCTGGCCTGGGTTTTCACCCCTCTGGTTGTCGTTTTCATCATGCCCTTCCTCATTGTGATCTTCCTCTACCTTTCCATCCTCTTCCTCCATGTGTACAAACACAAGAACCAGCTTAGGGAGGCCTACGCCAACAACCTGTGGGATGGTGCTAGAAAAACGCTGGCAACGTTATGGGATGGCCACGGGTTCATCTGGCACG GATATGAAATCCATGGTATGGAGAAGATTCCAGATGAAGGAGCAGCTCTTATAGTCTATTATCATGGGGCTATTCCCATTGACTATTATTACTTTCTGGCAAAGGTCATCATTCAAAAGGGACGGATTGTTCACTCAGTTGCTGATTACTTTCTGTTCAAAGTTCCAG GGTTCAAGCTGCTGTTGGAGGTGTTCAGTGTCATCCACGGGCCCCAGGAGGAGTGTGTGAAGGCCCTAAAAAGTGGCCACCTTCTGGGCATCTCACCTGGAGGCGTGAGGGAAGCCCTCCTCAGTGACGAGACCTATCCACTGCTCTGGGGGAAGAGAAAGGGCTTTGCACAAGTGGCTATCGATTCCAAAGTG CCAATAATCCCGATGTTTACTCAAAACGTCAGGGAAGGATTCCGATCTCTCGGAGGGTTAA GCTTTTTCAGATGGTCGTATGAAAAGTTCCGCGTGCCGATGGCCCCTGTCTATGGGGGTTTTCCTGTGAAGTTTCGTACATACCTAGGCAACCCCATCCCATACGAGCATAACATTAGTGCAGCAGAATTAGCTGAAAAG ACACAGCAAGCAGTTCAAGCACTCATTGACAGACACCAAATAATTCCTGGGAATGTCCTTCGAGCATTACTAGAGCGATTCCACAGCAGGCATAAAGACAAATAA
- the LOC115157028 gene encoding trimethylguanosine synthase-like isoform X1 — protein sequence MIMGRYTNCAQELLYKAEDEHGEELSEDEETEEEDGPIDEEAQLKGRKLMRKNAIHWEAAPENLHEEDPHSLQTQDGYSQKNNNGSSERRASNSEGDDGDQTPHRRIAKVKRSHELDVEENPQMSVEEAWDKLGLKRSHDPMFESVLKFKPQSPPGWEGWEEEEATWRFRDSSRKFRKIMTQLSQTQQLTRQTEGALLVHLQREKKKDWRKRSRKMGGGNTPLELDSTEQPSHQNLFTRIEDDEIKFRREVYSLDIPDYLVPGAPEHNNTGATGKKNKNKNTKKRGKCGVMPAEIAELAKYWARAG from the exons ATGATCATGGGACGATACACTAATTGTGCTCAAGAGCTTTTGTACA AGGCAGAGGATGAGCATGGAGAAGAGCTGTCAGAAGATGAAGAGACTGAAGAGGAGGATGGACCGATCGATGAAGAAGCCCAACTTAAG GGGAGAAAGTTGATGAGGAAGAATGCCATCCACTGGGAAGCAGCTCCTGAGAATCTGCATGAAGAAGATCCACATTCACTCCAG ACACAGGATGGGTATTCCCAGAAAAATAACAATGGATCGAGTGAGAGAAGAGCATCTAATAGTGAAGGTGACGATGGTGATCAAACGCCACATAGAAGAATTGCAAAAGTAAAGCGGAG TCATGAACTGGATGTGGAGGAGAACCCTCAGATGTCTGTAGAGGAAGCCTGGGATAAACTGGGATTAAAGCGCAGCCACGACCCCAT GTTTGAGAGTGTGCTGAAGTTTAAGCCCCAGTCACCACCAGGGTGGGAAGGTTGGGAGGAAGAGGAAGCTACATGGAG GTTCAGAGATTCCTCCAGAAAGTTCAGAAAGATAATGACACAGCTGTCCCAGACACAGCAGTTGACCAGGCAAACAGAGGGAGCCCTGCTTGTCCATTTGCAGAGGGAAAAGAAGAAagactggaggaagaggagcaggaagATGGGAGGGGGGAATACCCCTCTGGAGTTGGATAGTACTGAGCAACCCTCTCATCAGAACCTCTTCACCAGAATTGAGGATGATGAGATTAAATTCAGAAGAGAGGTGTACTCACTGGACATACCAGACTACTTAGTTCCCGGAGCACCTGAACACAATAACACAG GGGCCACTGGGAAGAAAAACAAGAACAAGAATACCAAGAAAAGAGGGAAATGTGGAGTGATGCCAGCTGAGATTGCAGAGCTGGCTAAGTACTGGGCCCGAGCTGGCTAA
- the LOC115157028 gene encoding trimethylguanosine synthase-like isoform X3, with amino-acid sequence MIMGRYTNCAQELLYKAEDEHGEELSEDEETEEEDGPIDEEAQLKTQDGYSQKNNNGSSERRASNSEGDDGDQTPHRRIAKVKRSHELDVEENPQMSVEEAWDKLGLKRSHDPMFESVLKFKPQSPPGWEGWEEEEATWRFRDSSRKFRKIMTQLSQTQQLTRQTEGALLVHLQREKKKDWRKRSRKMGGGNTPLELDSTEQPSHQNLFTRIEDDEIKFRREVYSLDIPDYLVPGAPEHNNTGATGKKNKNKNTKKRGKCGVMPAEIAELAKYWARAG; translated from the exons ATGATCATGGGACGATACACTAATTGTGCTCAAGAGCTTTTGTACA AGGCAGAGGATGAGCATGGAGAAGAGCTGTCAGAAGATGAAGAGACTGAAGAGGAGGATGGACCGATCGATGAAGAAGCCCAACTTAAG ACACAGGATGGGTATTCCCAGAAAAATAACAATGGATCGAGTGAGAGAAGAGCATCTAATAGTGAAGGTGACGATGGTGATCAAACGCCACATAGAAGAATTGCAAAAGTAAAGCGGAG TCATGAACTGGATGTGGAGGAGAACCCTCAGATGTCTGTAGAGGAAGCCTGGGATAAACTGGGATTAAAGCGCAGCCACGACCCCAT GTTTGAGAGTGTGCTGAAGTTTAAGCCCCAGTCACCACCAGGGTGGGAAGGTTGGGAGGAAGAGGAAGCTACATGGAG GTTCAGAGATTCCTCCAGAAAGTTCAGAAAGATAATGACACAGCTGTCCCAGACACAGCAGTTGACCAGGCAAACAGAGGGAGCCCTGCTTGTCCATTTGCAGAGGGAAAAGAAGAAagactggaggaagaggagcaggaagATGGGAGGGGGGAATACCCCTCTGGAGTTGGATAGTACTGAGCAACCCTCTCATCAGAACCTCTTCACCAGAATTGAGGATGATGAGATTAAATTCAGAAGAGAGGTGTACTCACTGGACATACCAGACTACTTAGTTCCCGGAGCACCTGAACACAATAACACAG GGGCCACTGGGAAGAAAAACAAGAACAAGAATACCAAGAAAAGAGGGAAATGTGGAGTGATGCCAGCTGAGATTGCAGAGCTGGCTAAGTACTGGGCCCGAGCTGGCTAA